In a genomic window of Vulpes vulpes isolate BD-2025 chromosome 6, VulVul3, whole genome shotgun sequence:
- the RD3L gene encoding protein RD3-like: protein MPLFGWMKWPKYHSYNPTHYPGSDVVTKTLLRELKWHLKERERLIQEIENEQKVKKTGVDYNWLKNYQNPHTTIPATEQRQLEVLCSQIQPCQTGTILSRFREVLAENDVLPWEIVYIFKQVLKDFLNSTDKGNQQEGPEESGNTDCPIPSVIPGASSRSSDKDEIPTISSYVDKATKNRFPAFSHRIWNLPYYYPSS, encoded by the exons ATGCCACTTTTTGGCTGGATGAAATGGCCAAAATATCATTCCTACAATCCCACACACTATCCTGGCTCCGATGTAGTGACAAAGACTCTGCTTCGGGAATTAAAGTGGCATCTGAAGGAGCGAGAGAGATTAATACAAGAGATCGAAAATGagcaaaaagtgaaaaaaacaggTGTGGATTACAACTGGCTGAAAAACTATCAGAATCCCCACACAACCATCCCAGCTACTGAACAACGACAACTTGAAGTCCTTTGCTCACAAATTCAGCCTTGTCAAACTGGAACTATTCTCAGCAG ATTTCGAGAAGTTTTAGCAGAAAATGATGTACTGCCATGGGAAATAGTCTACATCTTCAAGCAAGTTCTGAAAGATTTCCTAAATAGTACTGACAAAGGTAACCAACAAGAAGGCCCAGAAGAGTCAGGGAACACGGACTGTCCTATTCCTTCTGTGATTCCAGGTGCAAGCTCCAGGAGTTCAGACAAAGatgaaatacccaccatttccagTTATGTGGACAAAGCCACAAAGAACAGGTTCCCAGCATTCTCACATAGAATATGGAACCTACCATATTATTATCCATCAAGTTAA